The DNA segment GGGAGGGGGGAACCTCCTCTCTATTTTACTCTGGAATTTCAGGATGTGGTGCTGAAGCAGGTATCTGTCTGTGTTATTTAACTGCCTTGCTCTGATATACACATGCTGTTCTCTTGAgctacaaattattttaaattcttttaaagcaaggctttttattgcattttatctACTCTTCATTTTAGTGACTATAGATCAAAGCCACATGATTCTTTCAAAGAGtcacatatttaattttttactgtgaaatCTTCTCACTGATTCAAGTACTCCAAGCCCTCGGGgtcacacagccagggctggatctCTCTTGGATTCTTGATTGCACCCCACACACCCAGATAAACCCTTGAGTACCTCCCTTCTGATAAAGAGCAAGACCATACACCATTCTTCTAAAGACCATTATTAGCATAAGGCTTTCTTTTTCATCCCAGACACATTACTTCAATTCCAGAGGCGTGATACCCAAGGGGAATAAAGAAAGCTAAACTACATCCTCACATACTGGACAAGCCTCCTGCCAACCTAAGGACTCTGTACACAGAATTAGGCTCTACAGACAGAGAAAATTACAATATAATATAAATCAAATTTAGGATACATGAAGAGTGCTCCTGTGTTGTACAGGTCCTGTATTGCATTTTCATGAATACATTATTTCAGGGAACCCTTTCACACATGGAGCACATCTCTATTTTGTGTCTTACACAGGTTTTTCAGTTCTTACAGGACTAAGAAAAAATTGCCAGGAAAAACACAGGAGGTCAGGGTGTCTGCCTGAGCACACACCCAGTGAATGAGGAAATGCTCACAGACACCAAAATTTTGCTCAGGGTCCTACAGAGCACACTGGACATGTTGGGACTGGAGCAGGAATCTCTCCTTTCCAGCTGGGACACGTATGGCTTTTGTTGTgacctttttttaaagttcctcTTCACAATGCCCTTGTGGATCTAGGTCAAAGCCAAGTTCCTGAGGGCTTTCCTGGCACTGAAGGGACCATTTGGGTTTGTTCTGCTCATATTTCATTCCCTTTGTCACATAAACATTTTGGGATATATTTCATGTTGTCATGATTTGAACAAGCCCTGTCTTTTTTATCTGATTGCAAATTAAAGGTCCATTGCTTCAGTCAGTTCCATTTATACTTCACTgctttaattttatataaaagttGCCATTATCACAAACTGTCCAGAATTACCATGGCAAAGATTTTCCTATATCTGATCACACTATATCTGATAATATTAATTAGGCTGTTCTGAAAACCTGACATTTATTTCAAACAGCTGCACTACCAGAGGAACAGCCCTAAAACAAGGGAGAATTGGGAGATTTCTTGGGAAAAAGATGCCTTACTTCAatattctgatttctctttgcATCACAAATGGCTCTCACTATTTAGCCCTGGCAAAGCAAGGAACTGAACTTGTTACTAATAAAATATGTCTCCTACCAGAGTTCCACATATGGCAACACATTCAGAGAAGCAGGTGATGGGGTGCACATATCCTCTCTAATTCACATCCTCAGCCAGGTGAAAATGCACTGGGTAACTGCCCAGGATTTGTTGCCCCATGTATTTTTTTGTTCCACTCCTGACATGTGAACAGAGCTAAAATTCCTTAGGATCTGTTGAGACAAATGCAGATCCAGGTAAGGCATTACAatagaaaaagcacaaaaagaaaaacaggtttttttttttttttttttcctgattcattAGGCAACACTTTTTCAGAGTTAAACGTGGTCTGGTCCCAGGAGGAAGAGTGATCTCCCTGTTCCCACCCCAGCAGCCgtgtgccagagctgcacacCTAcagccaaggagcagctgccaggcagcATGTGCAGTGTTTAGCAATGGCAGTGACAGACCCTGCTCCTGCCAACTGCAGGAGGGGAGTGTTTGCCAGCAGGCTCTGTTTCCTGGCAGCCTCTACTGTAGAGGGATTTTAGCCCAGACCTGCTCAGCTCCCCAGTTTCCACCACCTGGTACAGGAGCACCCCTGGAACAGCAAGGCTGCACCTCCACCCAGAGCACGTGAGACAGCTGAGAGGTGGCAAAGCACAACAGGGTGAGACCAGCACTTCTCTGGGAGCAGgtctgctctgcaggagctgcagtttcaTCAGTGACATCTCATGAGCTAtctctgcactgccctgctgacAGCAGTGCTGCTAAAGAATCCCCTCAAAGGGTATCCCCTAGAGGGCCATGGTTTTTGCAAACATAGTAAAGAAAATTTGTCGTTGCAAGTCTGGTTTTGCAAGACAGGCTAACaaatttccccctttttcaTAGACAAATATACTTTTTTCCCACACACACAATGGTAATTTGATGCTTTATATTGCTTATTTACAAACCAGGAAAGGAACTATCTGAAACACCTACAAGCAAACGTATTAAAAATTACTCACTTGAATGTGCCCTCCAAAATgtatcaaaagagaaaaactggCATTGATATCATCCATAACAGGAGACTTCCATTTCTCCTTGAATAAGTATATTTCTTCAACCTCAGTTCTCATATCAACACCATCTATGACTTCTCCAGTGTGAAGACAAACTGGGCTGCCTGTGGAAACCAGAAAACTTTTTACTCAGGATGAATTCCACATCTTTATGAATTGTTCAGAACAAGTGCACATCTTTCCTTGAAGCAATCACCAAATCTGGGCACATGCCAGGTGTTAGTATCTGATCCCAGAGGCTGCTACAAAGGACTGCTGCCTCTGGTAAAACTTTCAAGCCCCAAAATAAAATTAGGGCCTTCAGCTCTCATATGTGCCCTTAGGTTTATGGGACAAAAACTACTTAAAAAGACAAGTAAATgtagaatttaaaatacaagaCTATGTAAATATTTACCACAAATGAGTACcctgataaaaatatttcataccATCAGTTTTCACTTGATCATTTTTCCTCAGACAAGGAAGGAGATTAAACTCTTCAGGCTGATGCATAGAATAACCTGTACTGGCAGAAATGATACCAGGTCACCAGGTAACCAACTTGTGACTTCATCCACCAgatgaaaaattattcctttgGACACTTCCACTTTAAATCCATTATGAGGCACGCCTGAAAAATGAAGCAATCAATTATTTTTACAGCTGCACATGGCAGAATCATACAGTTAGATGAAGAGCATACTGATTTAATTCTGATCTAGATAACCCTGTGCATGATAGAAGTGCTCTAACATGAAATATGTCGGTGCCATCTTTTTGTAGAAAGCTAAAACACTACTTTTAGAGAGCACTTCTGTTAGCTTGGTCAACATCCTCGTGAGCCAAAGACTATGGTGTGATTATCATTGCTCAGATTCACAGccacacaggaaaagcagagcaaagcaacAGAAAACGAGCAGTTCTCAGGGAAGGCTGAACCTTTTGCCCATCCACTGAAGGCAGCTACAGTAAAACAGGTGCTGTTGTATGTGAGGAAATATCTCTAGGCTATGGCTAACCCTATTGTCCCATTCCAGTGATACTTCTGCTTATCTTCTGCTGTGGAAAGCTGATCCCCTCCGAGGACCCCACCAGCGCCCAGGACTGCCTgaaggaggcagggaaggagcaaaCAGGTGACACTCCGAGCCCTCCACCCCGCGAAGAACTTGGGCAGGAGGGAGCGCACAGCATGGCACAACTCCCTTCCCTTTGGCACGGGAACACACTGCATCCCCTGGGGTACACACTGCATCCCCCTGAGGTACACACTGCATCCCCTGGGGTACCCACCGCATCCCCTGGGGTACACACTGCATCCCCCGGGTACCCACCGCATCCCCGGGGTACCCACCGCATCCCCCGGGGTACCCACCGCATCCCCCGCATCCCGCCCGGTACCCACCGCATCCCCCGGGGTACCCACCGCATCCCCCGGGGTACTCACCGCATCCCGCCCGGTACCCACCGCATCCCCCagcccgcggccccggccgggccccgctccgcccctCGCTCGGGACGAGCCCCCGGCGGCCGGAGCTGTCCATGGTGGCTCCGCTCCtgccccgcgccgctcccgcccccgCCTCACCTGTAGcgcaggaggatggagctgtgccCCGGCGGTCCCGCAGCAGCAGCCGCGTCTGCGGGGTGAGGCTGCGGGCGGCCGAGTGCCCCAGGCCAGGAAAGCGCTGCGCCGGCCGCAGGTGGGTGTGGAAGCAGCCGCGCCGTGCCGCCGTCCAGGACGCGCAGGTTGAGCCCGGGCTGCCCCAGCGCCTCTCGGAGCAGCCGGGGCCGTGGCGGAGCCGCAGGGATGCAGCGCCTGCCCGGGAGGGTCCAGGAACGGCCGTGCAGCTCCGGGATGCCGCCGTGACCCACGCCCACGAACTTCTGCGCGAAGCCTTCCACAGCAGCTTGCCCGTACAGAGAGGCAGGGGCAGCTCCGAGCCCATGTGCCGCTCCCCGCCGTCGTGGATGAGGATGCGGAGGGCGCGCCGGGTGACGGGCGGCCGGTGGGGCGGTCGGTGAGAACCAGGTGCCGGGAGGTGCCGGCAGCACGGCCGGGACATCCCGCAGCACTCGGGGCTCCGGCGGATGACGAGGGAAGGCGGCGGAGCCCTCGGGGCGCAGGGCCGGctcacagcccagcccggcGGCTCTCGGAGCCGGGTCGCCACGGGGCGAGCTGCGGGCGGCGTccgggcagagccctgcaagaaaggagcggcggcagcggcggcggggTCTGGGGGCGAGGGGGAGCGGAGGGAGCGGTACCGACCTGGCGCTGCTGCGATCGCTGCTCCGGGACGGGTCCCgcggcggcaccggcaccgTCAGCGGGTCCggggagagggcaggaggagccgcGGCTCCTCGGGCTCCCCGCCCGGTCCGGGGCTGGCCCGCAGCCGCTACCTGCGCCCGGGGCCGCTGCCGCCCGCAACACGTGCGGGACTTTGCACGGAGACGGCAAAAGGCACATTTGCTCTGGATGGTTGGATGGTTTCgctggggctttttgttttttggtttttttttttttttttttttcttttccttttctcccttcacTTAACGTCGCAGCGGCGCAAGCAGAGCCCCCGTCCCGCTCCGCTCACCCGCCGGCGGCGAGCCCGAGCGGCGGCGCGGAGCGAACCCGGCGCGCCCCAAACTTCGCTGCGCGCACTTACCTGTCCCGACAGCGCCGACCGTGGGCTCTGCCGCAGCCTCTGGAGCTGCCGGCCCGGGCTGCGGGCACCTGGcggggcaggcaggcagggccaggcaggcgcaggcagctcctgctccgCCGCTCCGGCTGCCTCCCCTCCGCCTCCCTTTTTATATCCATCTCCCAACCGCTGGCGGTGCCCGCACTGTTTACAGCGGCGGAGCCGCTGGCTCCTCCCAGCCGGGGACGTTCCCTCCAGCCCGGACCTATATCTGCGAGCGGCGCCCTGATGCCCCGCTGCCCGCACGGAGAGGTTTTCCCGGCTCCGAGCTCCGGGGCAGCGGCTGCTGGCCGGGCTTCTCTCGGGTCTGTGCCCCGCTCAGCAGCGCAGAGGATGCGGCTGGTGCCAGCTGTCTCTCCaagggcagggagctgaggcACCCCGGCCCCCAGCTCCCCGTGTCCTAAAGCGGGGCTTGGCATCCCCTGGCGCTTCTTGGGAGGCAGCTGGTCCCTCTGGCACCTTCCCGTGCGGGTGTTTCACCCTGTACTGTCCTGGGTTTGGCAGATCTATGGACAGCACTGTAACCCAGCAGCTGCAAAAGTTCCCCTGACAGCGGGTGAGCAGAGAGGTATTTGCCACTTCACCCCCCATCAACCTGTACTCAGAGTCTGCAGTGAGGAAGAGGCTCAGAAACTGCTCTGACAAGGCACAGACACCAAAACTCcatgtgctggggctgccttcCCCGGCTTAGAAGATTCTCAGTGGGCATGGCACTGCCTGTCACACCATCACACCTATCACACCTGGCACAGACCATCAGGATTTAATGGTTTGTTTTCCATGAACCTCAACATCACATCTTTTCATAGACTCTGAAATACAGCACAACTGAGCTTCTGGATGGCACACAAATACAGGTATCTGCTTtactgcagccacagcctctgccCCCCACCACAGGGTCATAATCTCTGATCTccactgcagagcccagcatcCCAGGGATGGGTGCAGGACAAGCCAGAAGTGGGTAGGCAATGGTTCCAGCACAACTCCTGCCCAGGGCCAAAGCCAAAGAGGTGCAGAGCCACAGGTGCTGTCAGTCTCAGAGACATTTGTGTGCCATCATCTGGTCAAACTGTTCCAATCTGTCACCTCTGAAATTTATTCTGGTGCAGGATTTCTTCTGAAAGAGGGCACAAAGACGCTATAGTCATGTTAATAAGGAGCAAGTGCTGTCAGACAAAATATGGGAACAGACTGGAAGCAGAGGGGGTGGGTGAGGGGCACAGCCatgcccctgctccaggcagcagctctggtgagGGAGCAACATTCACTTGTGCTAAACAAAACCCATCCACTCTCCTACACCCGGTCCTGGGACCCAGAGAATTGCTGAATCTGAAGATAAGCATCCAGCCCAGGAAAACAAATCCAGATAACACTCCCTTGTTTCAATGCTCCATAAATACAGGGAAATGCTAGAGCTGCCACCTTTGCTACCAGCTGTTCATCTGTCATTCAGTGCTGGCACTTCTATTCCTGTCTCAAATAgcttttgtcattttccttccaaaaaagCAGCATTAGTCAGCGTTGTGCCTCCTCCTTATCTGAGTATGACACATATGAATGCAGGTCATGGGAAAGCAGATCAGTTACCAGAAGTATAGGAGGCTTCACtcaattttttaagaaaaaactaCTGGTGGAAGTTTCAGGCAAGACAAGGCAAATAAGTGTATTTTGACTTAAAATCACACTCAGTTCTCTGAACTCAATGTTTGTAGAAGTGCAAAATTTGAAGAGGACCTGAGCCTCTTACATAACACTGTTACTTAAAGTATTTACTTCATGCAAAAGATTTCACAAACTTGTAATCTAAATAAAAGGCATCAATAATTAATCTAACATAGCAGGGGTAAATGTAAAGCACTTTGGTTAGTGCTAAGCTTTTTGCAGGCCttacagaaaaatcagcaaagcCAAAATCTGCTGCTTACCTGGGACTTTTCCTGAAAAAGCAACCAAAATCTTGAAGGTGTGAGTACTGTTTAAATCCATTAAAggtattttctctttcactggtctgaggaagaaaatttcAGGCTAAAAGGGAGTGAACATATCACTGTTTTCTAAAGACTGCTGTCTCTTTTTAAGGTAAACACAGAAGCACCCATTACTATCTGTAGAGTGGTGTTTGGCTGCTGAACTCTTTCCCTTTCACTCTttagatttcatttttccaagctgatttctgttttgcagcagCACCAGAATGCAGTTTACAGCACAGCCCTCTGTTACAGGATGCATCCATAGTGTGAGAACACTCCTGAACACCTCACACCTGCAAATAAGAAATCATGACTAATGCTTACTGCCTCCAACACATGCCTGGTGCAGCTCTTCCTCACAAAAATAACCAACCTGAGCCCTCCTCCGAGTGCTATTGTGGGCTATAAACTGCACTTTACCTTTCTAACAAACAAAACCGGGTCATTTTCTTAATGGGCTGCCGGGGACAATACAGAATCTACCGTCCCGTGCCTTGGCACGTTGCAGTGACTGTGATGCTTTGCCTACAAACACA comes from the Oenanthe melanoleuca isolate GR-GAL-2019-014 chromosome 10, OMel1.0, whole genome shotgun sequence genome and includes:
- the LOC130257497 gene encoding basic proline-rich protein-like, translating into MPSPALGHGELGAGVPQLPALGETAGTSRILCAAERGTDPREARPAAAAPELGAGKTSPCGQRGIRAPLADIGPGWRERPRLGGASGSAAVNSAGTASGARSPGRQLQRLRQSPRSALSGQGEKEKKKKKKKKPKNKKPQRNHPTIQSKCAFCRLRAKSRTCCGRQRPRAQVAAAGQPRTGRGARGAAAPPALSPDPLTVPVPPRDPSRSSDRSSARSVPLPPLPLAPRPRRRCRRSFLAGLCPDAARSSPRGDPAPRAAGLGCEPALRPEGSAAFPRHPPEPRVLRDVPAVLPAPPGTWFSPTAPPAARHPARPPHPHPRRRGAAHGLGAAPASLYGQAAVEGFAQKFVGVGHGGIPELHGRSWTLPGRRCIPAAPPRPRLLREALGQPGLNLRVLDGGTARLLPHPPAAGAALSWPGALGRPQPHPADAAAAAGPPGHSSILLRYRRAS